One genomic segment of Arcobacter porcinus includes these proteins:
- the pheS gene encoding phenylalanine--tRNA ligase subunit alpha encodes MENWIEKIDSSSTFEELENVRIDIFGKKGFLTLEFARMKEIPNEEKKKFAQNLNLQKERLTSKLDEKKEILNKEILNKKLESEKIDVTKFNNTISSGATHPVAETMNKIINYFQNLNFAVEEGPLVEDDFHNFQALNLPQYHPARDMADTFYNKDYTLLRTHTSPVQIRTMLTQKAPIRMIAPGTVFRRDFDITHTPMFHQIEGLVVDKADKVSFANLKHLLVEFLQHMFGDVEVRFRPSFFPFTEPSAEVDISCVFCKGEGCRVCSQTGWLEVLGCGVVDQNVFNAVGYEDKSGYAFGLGVERFAMLIHSIGDLRSLFESDIRLLGQFK; translated from the coding sequence TTGGAAAATTGGATAGAAAAAATAGACTCTTCATCTACATTTGAAGAGCTTGAAAATGTAAGAATTGATATTTTTGGGAAAAAAGGTTTTTTAACTTTAGAATTTGCAAGAATGAAAGAGATTCCAAATGAGGAGAAAAAAAAGTTTGCTCAAAACCTAAATCTTCAAAAAGAGAGACTTACATCAAAATTAGATGAAAAAAAAGAGATTTTAAATAAAGAGATTTTAAATAAAAAACTAGAATCAGAAAAAATAGATGTAACAAAATTTAATAATACTATAAGTTCAGGTGCAACACATCCTGTTGCTGAAACAATGAATAAAATAATAAACTATTTTCAAAATTTGAATTTTGCAGTAGAAGAGGGTCCACTTGTAGAAGATGATTTTCATAACTTCCAAGCTTTAAACCTTCCACAATATCATCCAGCAAGAGATATGGCTGATACTTTTTACAATAAAGATTACACACTTTTAAGAACTCACACTTCTCCTGTTCAAATAAGAACAATGCTTACACAAAAAGCACCTATTAGAATGATAGCTCCAGGAACAGTTTTTAGAAGAGATTTTGATATCACGCATACTCCAATGTTCCATCAAATTGAGGGATTAGTTGTTGATAAAGCAGATAAAGTATCTTTTGCAAATTTAAAACATCTTTTAGTAGAGTTTTTACAACATATGTTTGGTGATGTTGAAGTAAGATTTAGACCATCATTTTTCCCTTTTACAGAACCATCAGCCGAAGTGGATATTTCATGTGTATTTTGTAAAGGTGAAGGTTGTAGAGTTTGTTCGCAAACAGGTTGGCTAGAAGTTCTTGGTTGTGGTGTAGTTGATCAAAATGTTTTTAATGCAGTTGGTTATGAAGATAAATCAGGATATGCTTTTGGTCTTGGAGTTGAAAGATTTGCAATGTTAATTCATAGTATTGGAGATTTAAGATCTCTATTTGAAAGTGATATAAGATTATTAGGACAATTTAAATGA
- the aroA gene encoding 3-phosphoshikimate 1-carboxyvinyltransferase has translation MANFSIKKISKKFDITIENIASDKSISHRCAMFALFSDKTSYIKNYLTAEDTLNTLNIVEQLGAKIKRDGSSVEITPNSKLIEPEDVLDCGNSGTAMRLFCGLLASVDGAFVLSGDKYLRSRPMKRVADPLRAIKAQIDGRENGNKAPLFIRGEKNLEAFTYISPVDSAQVKSAMILAALRATNVSRYKESELTRDHTERMLKGMGAEIFTDNEGFINIKPLTSHLKALNMTVPADPSSGFFFALAAAINKGSRVVIRNASLNPTRIEAYIILQKMGAIVNFIEKENIYEPIGDIEIIGNELNGVEVSKNISWLIDELPALAIAMSLAKGKSLVKNAKELRVKESDRIKAVVDNLKLCGVNYTEFEDGYEIIGGNLKSAKIDSFGDHRIAMSFAIAGLVSGMEIEDVDCINASFPNFKEILNSLYN, from the coding sequence GTGGCAAATTTTAGTATTAAAAAAATATCAAAAAAATTTGATATAACTATTGAAAATATTGCAAGTGATAAATCAATTTCTCATAGATGTGCTATGTTTGCACTTTTTTCAGATAAAACATCTTATATAAAGAACTATCTTACAGCTGAAGATACTTTAAATACTCTAAATATTGTTGAACAACTTGGAGCAAAAATAAAAAGAGATGGGAGTAGTGTTGAAATAACTCCAAACTCAAAGTTAATTGAACCAGAAGATGTTCTTGATTGTGGAAACTCTGGAACTGCTATGAGACTTTTTTGTGGACTTTTAGCAAGTGTTGATGGTGCTTTTGTTTTAAGTGGAGATAAATATTTAAGAAGCAGACCAATGAAAAGGGTTGCAGATCCTTTAAGAGCAATTAAAGCACAAATTGATGGTAGAGAAAATGGAAATAAAGCACCTCTTTTTATAAGAGGAGAAAAAAATCTAGAAGCTTTTACATATATATCTCCTGTTGATTCAGCACAAGTTAAATCAGCTATGATTTTAGCTGCTTTAAGAGCTACAAATGTAAGTCGATATAAAGAGAGTGAACTAACTCGTGATCACACAGAAAGAATGCTAAAAGGTATGGGAGCTGAAATATTTACTGATAATGAAGGTTTTATAAATATAAAACCTTTAACTTCTCATTTAAAAGCTTTAAATATGACTGTTCCAGCTGATCCATCAAGTGGATTTTTCTTTGCTTTAGCTGCTGCTATTAATAAAGGGTCAAGAGTTGTAATAAGAAATGCATCTTTAAATCCTACAAGAATTGAAGCATATATTATTTTACAAAAAATGGGTGCTATTGTTAATTTTATTGAAAAAGAGAATATTTATGAACCAATAGGTGATATTGAGATTATTGGAAATGAATTAAATGGAGTTGAAGTTAGTAAAAATATCTCTTGGCTTATAGATGAACTTCCTGCTTTAGCAATTGCTATGAGCTTAGCAAAAGGAAAATCTCTTGTAAAAAATGCAAAAGAGCTAAGGGTAAAAGAGAGTGATAGAATAAAAGCTGTTGTTGATAATTTAAAGCTTTGTGGTGTTAATTATACAGAGTTTGAAGATGGATATGAGATTATTGGTGGAAACTTAAAAAGTGCCAAAATAGACTCTTTTGGTGATCATAGAATTGCTATGAGTTTTGCAATTGCTGGTCTTGTTTCTGGTATGGAGATTGAAGATGTTGATTGCATAAATGCATCTTTTCCAAACTTTAAAGAGATTTTAAACTCTTTATATAACTAA
- a CDS encoding IS110 family transposase, whose product MYYVGIDIAKSFHVVTIIDENEVKVTQKPIRVTNCIDGFSKFITKLETISSNTNDFIIGLEATGIYGENLWEFLNSHGFNVKLLNPFQTTRYREQHTMKKVKNDNIDSWIIALFLKDGKYSSGYVTDDEYQSLRTLYRNRASIQSDMKEVKKRILTQVTVTFPELENFIDIFSITGLALLDKYPTAHHYKHSSVDRILKIFRHIQGNSFNNQKAIEVLELAKNSIYSGKAKDARAIAIKSSIRLLKIYQEELSILEEEILALLEKNGIKEEKDVPTNSLIENLKTIPGVSSKTIAAVISECGDLSRFKTPIKFIGYLGLFPTENSSGNSKSTGHLSKRGSSLAKHALYMASVSCLLHNKELKQYYDTKKSQGKSKQEGIIAVARKLATIIYSIFRYNTPYDPSRVFSKS is encoded by the coding sequence ATGTATTATGTTGGAATTGATATTGCTAAAAGCTTTCATGTTGTTACTATCATTGATGAGAATGAAGTAAAAGTTACACAAAAACCTATAAGAGTTACAAACTGTATTGATGGATTTTCAAAGTTTATTACTAAACTTGAAACTATTTCATCAAATACAAATGATTTTATAATTGGTCTTGAAGCAACTGGTATTTATGGTGAAAACCTTTGGGAGTTTTTAAATTCTCATGGGTTTAATGTTAAACTATTAAATCCATTTCAAACAACTAGATATAGAGAACAACACACAATGAAGAAAGTAAAAAACGACAACATAGATTCTTGGATCATAGCTTTATTTTTAAAAGATGGTAAATATAGTTCAGGTTATGTAACTGATGACGAATATCAGAGTTTAAGAACTTTATATCGTAATCGTGCTTCTATACAATCAGACATGAAAGAAGTAAAGAAGAGAATACTTACTCAAGTAACAGTTACATTTCCAGAACTTGAAAATTTTATTGATATATTTAGCATCACAGGGCTTGCACTTTTAGATAAATATCCAACTGCACACCACTATAAACATAGTAGTGTTGACAGGATACTTAAAATTTTTAGACATATTCAAGGAAATAGTTTTAATAACCAAAAGGCTATAGAGGTTTTAGAGTTAGCAAAAAACTCTATTTATTCAGGTAAAGCCAAAGATGCAAGAGCTATTGCTATTAAAAGTTCTATTAGACTTCTTAAAATATATCAAGAAGAACTATCTATATTAGAAGAAGAGATATTAGCACTTCTTGAAAAAAATGGTATTAAAGAGGAAAAAGATGTTCCAACTAATTCATTGATTGAGAACTTAAAAACTATTCCTGGAGTTTCATCTAAAACTATTGCTGCAGTTATTAGTGAATGTGGAGATCTATCAAGATTTAAAACACCTATTAAATTTATTGGTTATCTTGGATTATTTCCAACAGAAAATAGCTCAGGTAATTCCAAATCTACAGGTCATTTAAGCAAAAGAGGTTCTTCTTTAGCTAAACATGCTTTATATATGGCAAGTGTTAGTTGTTTATTACACAACAAAGAACTAAAACAATATTATGATACAAAAAAGTCTCAAGGTAAATCCAAACAGGAGGGAATTATTGCTGTTGCTAGAAAACTTGCAACCATAATTTACTCTATATTTAGATACAACACTCCATATGATCCATCTCGTGTATTTTCTAAGTCATAA
- a CDS encoding TIGR04219 family outer membrane beta-barrel protein translates to MNKNIKVAIIASSLLLSSANADFLRAELGAGAWLAKSSGEIKAKNGNGIDSSKEDSQTNFYAWAYFKHFLPLVPNLKLEYSKVENEGRADGNFSSYNTTGQNSDFTMKQIDIIPYYNILDNTFWTTIDLGVDFKLIDADYEVSGIPNSKISKSFVLPMGYARARVEIPATPFGIEADIKYIKYSDNQAYDSKIKIDYTFDFPVIQPALEVGYRVQKIKVDKLSNLETDLDFSGVYAGLMLRF, encoded by the coding sequence ATGAATAAAAATATAAAAGTAGCAATTATTGCTTCAAGTTTACTTTTAAGTTCAGCAAATGCTGATTTTTTAAGAGCAGAATTAGGTGCTGGTGCATGGCTTGCAAAATCAAGCGGTGAGATAAAAGCAAAAAATGGAAATGGAATTGATAGCTCAAAAGAAGATAGTCAAACAAATTTTTATGCTTGGGCATATTTTAAACATTTCTTACCTCTTGTTCCAAATCTTAAATTAGAGTATTCAAAAGTGGAAAATGAAGGTAGAGCAGATGGTAATTTCTCATCTTATAACACAACGGGTCAAAATTCAGATTTTACTATGAAGCAAATAGATATTATCCCTTATTATAATATTTTAGATAATACATTTTGGACAACAATTGATTTAGGAGTTGATTTCAAATTAATTGATGCAGATTATGAAGTTTCAGGAATTCCTAATAGTAAAATTTCAAAATCTTTTGTGCTTCCAATGGGGTATGCAAGAGCAAGAGTTGAAATTCCAGCAACACCATTTGGAATTGAAGCAGATATAAAATATATTAAGTATAGTGATAATCAAGCTTATGATAGCAAAATAAAAATAGATTATACTTTTGATTTTCCAGTTATTCAACCAGCTTTAGAAGTTGGATATAGAGTTCAAAAAATTAAAGTTGATAAATTGTCAAATTTAGAAACAGATTTAGATTTCAGTGGAGTTTATGCAGGATTAATGCTTAGATTTTAA
- the pheT gene encoding phenylalanine--tRNA ligase subunit beta, which yields MIVTRKWLEEFINISKISTSELCKTLNSIGLEVDSLDSKKIASNVVVGKVLKKQKHPEADKLNICLVDLGSNVEQIVCGASNVEEGQFVPVAKIGAVLGDDFKIKAAKLRGVESNGMICSSTELGLPKLNDGIMVLDNSIGELILGKELSEYPLLNDDIIEIGLTPNRGDCLSILGVARELAAYYNLSLIMFEKHINYERLSIGQKFIVDVSNFDSNLAYKAVEIKNFKIDLLSNIRLATIGKFKEHFEIKNSLEYVMHSIGAILNIYNSNQSLMKNDFYSFEVKKNKDGIDSFYANNEELSNIGVNHKNIIEDVNGDFLIEASYKDPETISKLVFDKKPKTSEIFYKTSRGSNPNITIAIDYYCNYLSKFGVVVYSGSKEFLDDIERDAINLSVDKINSIIGQKIEKHEIERILSSLSFEIKDSVDNLLVVKAPLYRHDIKNIADISEEIIRMIGIDNIKSKPLAVDEINRVNKTSKDILKRNKVRFKAIENNFFETLTYVFTSKEKLEKYGFKTVKESLDLINPIVKELNTFRTTLLLNLVEACSNNFSHGIRSSAFFEIGTIFDENRVESKKIAFIHSGANALEDVCNAGKPKNIDFFEFSKKVLNSIGKFDLVPMDKIDNSFIHPFQNANIIIDGKVAGFISKLHPSVCEDYDLNDTFIAQIDFEMIKDDKVFAKSYSKFQTSIKDLSIIAPKNMEFRDIKKVIDSIKNPLIKQYNLIDIYSDDKLREFESLTIRFTLQSDEKTLEDEDINLVISSILDILKKDLNITLR from the coding sequence ATGATAGTTACAAGAAAATGGTTAGAAGAGTTTATAAATATCTCAAAAATTTCTACAAGCGAACTTTGTAAAACTTTAAATAGTATTGGATTAGAAGTTGATAGTTTAGATAGTAAGAAAATAGCTTCAAATGTTGTTGTTGGTAAAGTTTTAAAAAAACAAAAACACCCAGAAGCTGATAAATTAAATATTTGTTTAGTTGATCTTGGTTCAAATGTTGAACAGATAGTTTGTGGAGCTTCGAATGTTGAAGAGGGACAATTTGTTCCTGTTGCAAAAATTGGAGCAGTTTTAGGAGATGATTTCAAGATAAAAGCTGCAAAACTAAGAGGAGTTGAATCAAATGGTATGATTTGCTCTTCAACAGAACTTGGTCTTCCAAAATTAAATGATGGAATTATGGTTTTAGATAACTCTATTGGTGAATTAATTTTAGGAAAAGAGCTAAGTGAATATCCTTTATTAAACGATGATATTATAGAGATTGGTCTTACTCCAAATAGAGGAGATTGTCTTAGTATTTTAGGAGTTGCTAGAGAATTAGCTGCTTATTATAATTTATCTTTAATTATGTTTGAAAAACATATAAATTATGAAAGACTAAGCATAGGTCAAAAATTCATAGTAGATGTTTCTAATTTTGATTCTAATCTAGCTTATAAAGCTGTTGAAATTAAAAATTTTAAAATTGACCTTTTATCAAATATTAGACTTGCAACTATTGGTAAATTTAAAGAGCATTTTGAGATTAAAAACTCTTTAGAGTATGTTATGCACTCTATTGGAGCAATTTTAAATATCTATAATAGCAATCAATCTTTAATGAAAAATGATTTTTATAGCTTTGAAGTTAAGAAAAACAAAGATGGAATTGATAGCTTTTATGCAAACAATGAAGAGCTTAGTAATATTGGAGTAAATCATAAGAATATAATAGAAGATGTAAATGGTGATTTTTTAATTGAAGCTTCATATAAAGATCCTGAAACTATCTCAAAACTAGTTTTTGATAAGAAACCAAAAACAAGCGAAATATTCTATAAAACATCTAGAGGAAGTAATCCAAACATAACTATTGCTATTGATTACTATTGCAACTACTTATCGAAGTTTGGAGTTGTTGTATATTCTGGTTCAAAAGAGTTTTTAGATGATATAGAAAGAGATGCAATAAATTTAAGTGTAGATAAAATAAACTCTATAATTGGTCAAAAAATTGAGAAACATGAAATAGAGAGAATTTTATCATCTTTATCTTTTGAGATTAAAGATTCTGTTGATAATTTACTTGTAGTAAAAGCTCCTTTATATAGACATGATATTAAAAATATTGCTGATATTTCTGAAGAGATTATTAGAATGATTGGAATTGATAATATTAAATCAAAACCTTTAGCAGTTGATGAAATAAATAGAGTTAATAAAACTTCAAAAGATATATTAAAAAGAAATAAAGTTAGATTTAAAGCTATTGAAAATAATTTCTTTGAAACTTTAACATATGTTTTTACTTCTAAAGAGAAATTAGAAAAATATGGTTTTAAAACAGTTAAAGAGAGTTTAGATTTAATAAATCCAATAGTAAAAGAGTTAAATACATTTAGAACAACTCTTTTATTAAATCTTGTAGAAGCTTGTTCAAATAACTTTAGTCATGGAATAAGATCAAGTGCATTTTTTGAAATTGGAACAATTTTTGATGAAAATAGAGTTGAAAGTAAAAAAATTGCTTTTATTCACTCAGGTGCAAATGCTTTAGAAGATGTATGTAATGCAGGAAAACCAAAAAATATTGACTTTTTTGAATTCTCAAAAAAAGTTTTAAATAGTATTGGAAAATTTGATTTAGTACCAATGGATAAGATTGATAATAGTTTCATTCATCCATTCCAAAATGCAAATATTATTATTGATGGAAAAGTAGCTGGATTTATTTCAAAACTTCATCCAAGTGTTTGTGAAGATTATGATTTAAACGATACTTTCATTGCTCAAATTGATTTTGAAATGATTAAAGATGATAAAGTTTTTGCAAAATCATACTCAAAATTCCAAACATCTATAAAAGATTTAAGTATTATTGCTCCAAAAAATATGGAGTTTAGAGATATTAAAAAAGTAATTGATTCTATTAAAAATCCTTTAATAAAACAGTACAATTTAATAGATATTTATAGCGATGATAAACTTAGAGAGTTTGAGAGTTTAACTATTAGATTTACTCTACAAAGTGATGAAAAAACTTTAGAAGATGAAGATATAAATTTAGTTATATCTTCTATTTTAGATATTTTGAAGAAAGATTTAAATATTACATTAAGATAA
- a CDS encoding histidine triad nucleotide-binding protein, with translation MCIFCKIVNKELPSSLILEDDNFLAFHDINPTRKVHALVIPKEHYESFEDAPSNIMGELSEFIKKVTKELNVSKSGYRMITNIGTDGGQEVSHLHFHIIGGEKVGRLVRDKEDL, from the coding sequence TTGTGTATATTTTGTAAAATTGTAAATAAAGAACTTCCAAGTAGTTTAATTTTGGAAGATGATAATTTCTTAGCATTTCATGATATAAATCCAACAAGAAAAGTTCATGCTTTGGTGATTCCAAAAGAGCATTATGAATCTTTTGAGGATGCACCTTCAAATATTATGGGTGAATTAAGTGAATTTATAAAAAAAGTTACAAAAGAGTTAAATGTTTCAAAAAGTGGATATAGAATGATAACAAATATTGGAACAGATGGTGGACAAGAGGTTTCACACTTACATTTTCATATAATTGGTGGAGAGAAAGTAGGGCGATTAGTGAGAGATAAAGAGGATTTATAA
- the accA gene encoding acetyl-CoA carboxylase carboxyl transferase subunit alpha, whose translation MATYLEFEEKIKKIEDEIVLARIKADEPAIEILEKKLEKEVEKTFKNLNDYQKLQLARHPDRPYALDYINGILDQAYEIHGDRHYIDDHAIVCYLGFINEQQVLIIGEQKGRGTKEKLKRNFGMPNPEGYRKALRAAQMAEKFQIPILMLVDTPGAYPGLGAEERNQSEAIARNLYEFANLTTPSVSVVIGEGGSGGALAISIADKLAMMRYSVYAVISPEGCSAILWNDPTKVETAAQALKITAENLKQQNLIEDVINEPLIGAHRKKDEAIMALKKYFLDSLEELKLLSPEERQAKKYQKIMNLGSFEE comes from the coding sequence TTGGCAACTTATTTAGAATTCGAAGAAAAAATTAAGAAAATTGAAGATGAAATTGTATTAGCTAGAATTAAAGCTGATGAGCCTGCAATAGAAATCTTAGAAAAAAAACTTGAAAAAGAAGTTGAAAAAACTTTTAAAAATTTAAATGATTATCAAAAACTTCAATTAGCAAGACATCCTGATAGACCTTATGCACTTGATTATATAAATGGTATTTTAGATCAAGCTTATGAGATTCATGGAGATAGACACTATATTGATGACCATGCTATTGTTTGCTATTTAGGCTTTATAAATGAACAACAAGTATTAATAATTGGTGAACAAAAAGGTAGAGGAACTAAAGAGAAATTAAAAAGAAACTTTGGTATGCCAAATCCTGAAGGTTATAGAAAAGCTTTAAGAGCTGCTCAAATGGCTGAAAAATTCCAAATTCCTATTCTTATGTTAGTTGACACTCCAGGTGCATATCCAGGACTTGGAGCAGAAGAGAGAAATCAAAGTGAAGCTATTGCTAGAAATCTTTATGAATTTGCAAATCTAACTACTCCATCTGTTTCAGTTGTAATTGGAGAAGGTGGAAGTGGTGGAGCACTAGCAATTAGTATAGCTGATAAACTTGCTATGATGAGATATTCTGTTTATGCAGTTATTTCTCCTGAAGGTTGTAGTGCAATCTTATGGAATGATCCAACAAAAGTTGAAACAGCTGCACAAGCTTTAAAAATTACAGCTGAAAACTTAAAACAACAAAATCTGATAGAAGATGTTATAAATGAGCCTTTAATCGGTGCTCATAGAAAAAAAGATGAAGCTATTATGGCTCTTAAGAAGTATTTTTTAGACTCTTTAGAAGAGTTAAAATTATTAAGTCCTGAAGAGAGACAAGCTAAAAAATATCAAAAAATCATGAATCTTGGTTCATTTGAAGAGTAA